In Desulfovibrio sp. JC022, the following proteins share a genomic window:
- a CDS encoding replication-associated recombination protein A — protein sequence MKLELTDNQPLADRIRPKNIDEFFGQNHIRERVEAFERSKRLPSLLLFGPPGCGKSTLALLLAKSTGRHFMRISAPESGIAALRKKLAGMDILILDELHRFSKAQQDFFLPILESGEITLLATTTENPSFSVTRQLLSRLHVLRLRALSKVDLLAICKRACEELEIELSEESLNLITSMAGGDGRSILNLLEYTSQLPEEKREVENLRKILPETVVRGDRDGDSHYELASALIKSIRGSDPDAALYYLGCLIESGEDPKFITRRLIISAGEDIGLADPYAMTMAVSCQQAVEFIGMPEGFIPLSEAVVYLALAPKSNSTYAAYHTVKQEIRQNGMLPVPLHLRNATTNLQKEWGYGRNYLYPHSYPNSYVEQDYLPPEIADRMFYDPKDQGEEPRLNAWLKGQRRPRPTRKRPDPKKWGK from the coding sequence ATGAAATTAGAATTAACAGATAATCAGCCGCTGGCTGACCGTATCCGCCCAAAAAATATCGACGAATTTTTCGGGCAGAATCATATCCGTGAACGGGTTGAGGCTTTTGAGCGTTCTAAACGTTTGCCCAGCCTTCTTCTTTTTGGACCTCCTGGTTGCGGTAAATCTACGCTTGCCCTGCTGCTGGCAAAATCTACCGGCCGCCATTTTATGCGCATCAGTGCACCGGAGTCAGGGATTGCCGCTCTGCGTAAAAAGCTGGCAGGCATGGATATACTCATCCTCGACGAACTGCACCGTTTCTCCAAGGCTCAGCAGGATTTCTTTTTGCCTATTCTGGAATCCGGTGAAATAACCCTGCTGGCGACCACAACTGAGAACCCCTCCTTCAGCGTTACCAGACAGTTGCTTTCAAGGCTGCATGTCCTGAGGCTCAGAGCCTTAAGTAAGGTTGATTTGCTGGCCATCTGTAAACGGGCCTGTGAAGAGCTTGAAATTGAACTCAGTGAAGAAAGCTTGAACCTGATTACCTCCATGGCCGGAGGTGATGGACGCAGTATTCTTAATCTGCTGGAGTACACTTCACAGCTGCCTGAAGAAAAACGTGAAGTTGAAAATTTACGCAAAATCCTGCCGGAAACAGTTGTCCGTGGCGATCGCGATGGCGATTCCCACTATGAGCTGGCATCGGCCCTGATCAAATCCATTCGTGGCAGTGACCCGGATGCGGCACTTTATTATCTGGGCTGTTTAATCGAGAGCGGGGAGGACCCGAAATTCATCACCCGCAGGCTGATTATTTCCGCAGGTGAAGATATCGGGCTGGCTGACCCTTATGCCATGACCATGGCTGTATCCTGCCAGCAGGCAGTTGAATTTATAGGCATGCCTGAAGGATTTATTCCCCTTTCTGAAGCTGTCGTTTATCTCGCTCTTGCCCCTAAAAGTAACAGCACCTATGCAGCTTATCATACCGTGAAGCAGGAAATCCGCCAGAACGGCATGCTTCCGGTTCCGCTCCATTTGCGCAATGCCACAACAAATTTACAAAAAGAATGGGGCTACGGACGAAATTACCTTTATCCGCATTCGTATCCCAATTCATACGTTGAACAGGATTACCTACCCCCGGAAATAGCGGACCGCATGTTTTATGATCCTAAAGATCAAGGGGAAGAGCCGCGTTTGAATGCCTGGTTAAAGGGACAACGCCGCCCCCGTCCAACAAGAAAAAGGCCTGATCCCAAGAAATGGGGAAAATAA
- a CDS encoding HDOD domain-containing protein, with amino-acid sequence MQIVSIDDVQPGMVLAADLAQGGRMLLPAGSVLTNKNISVIKNQNIESLQIIASGATEPDEESIDKAFIYARDYFMFVNHDDPVVMQLFDVAVYKTATRIMEGWRLPTKDEQNVTALDDMRDLFFRDEGTIEDIVDAELKVASFPDIFFKVKEAVDDSKSTAQHIAEVVGLDVGLSTQLLKLVNSPLYGFPSEINNLVRAVALIGGKELCTLALGLSTIGYFKDIPPELIDMRSFWMHSLTCGVFCKVIAEKVDGVVPEMMFTAGLLHDVGRLILFKKMPYSAVQTMLFARENFIPLVEAEDMTLGFNHSDVARCMLEKWNFPPTLTEIISNHHAPGKSEKQKEAGILQVADNLALAVGIADGGMYVLPGVDEEIWEVLGIDTETLKVIVENYDYQIKELFNNFFS; translated from the coding sequence ATGCAGATAGTAAGCATTGATGATGTCCAGCCGGGTATGGTCCTAGCCGCAGATCTGGCACAAGGAGGCAGAATGCTTCTGCCTGCCGGCTCTGTTCTCACCAATAAAAATATTTCCGTTATCAAAAATCAGAACATTGAGTCATTGCAAATTATAGCGTCCGGAGCAACTGAACCGGATGAAGAAAGTATTGATAAAGCATTTATCTACGCGCGCGATTATTTTATGTTTGTCAATCATGATGATCCGGTTGTCATGCAGCTTTTCGATGTTGCTGTTTATAAAACCGCAACCAGAATCATGGAAGGCTGGCGGCTTCCGACTAAGGATGAACAGAATGTTACTGCTCTTGATGATATGCGGGATCTCTTTTTCCGGGATGAGGGAACCATTGAGGATATTGTTGATGCAGAACTGAAAGTGGCATCATTTCCTGATATCTTTTTTAAAGTTAAAGAAGCTGTCGATGATTCAAAAAGTACAGCCCAGCATATAGCGGAAGTAGTCGGACTTGATGTGGGGCTTTCAACTCAATTATTAAAACTGGTTAACAGCCCGCTTTACGGTTTTCCTTCTGAAATTAACAACCTTGTTCGGGCCGTGGCTCTGATCGGTGGCAAGGAACTTTGCACCCTGGCTCTGGGACTCTCCACCATAGGTTATTTCAAGGATATTCCGCCTGAGTTAATTGATATGCGTTCCTTTTGGATGCATTCATTGACCTGTGGGGTTTTTTGCAAAGTCATAGCCGAAAAAGTAGATGGTGTTGTTCCGGAAATGATGTTTACAGCCGGGCTGCTGCACGATGTGGGCAGGTTGATCCTCTTTAAAAAGATGCCGTACAGTGCGGTGCAGACAATGCTTTTTGCCCGCGAAAATTTCATTCCCCTTGTGGAAGCAGAAGACATGACCCTTGGTTTCAACCATTCTGATGTTGCTCGCTGCATGCTCGAAAAATGGAATTTTCCGCCAACTCTCACTGAAATCATAAGCAATCACCACGCACCGGGCAAAAGCGAAAAACAGAAAGAAGCCGGGATATTGCAGGTAGCTGATAACCTTGCTCTTGCTGTCGGAATTGCCGATGGCGGTATGTATGTACTACCGGGAGTTGATGAAGAAATTTGGGAAGTGCTGGGCATTGATACAGAAACGTTGAAAGTAATTGTTGAAAATTACGACTATCAGATCAAAGAATTATTTAATAATTTTTTCAGTTAG
- a CDS encoding PAS domain-containing sensor histidine kinase, whose protein sequence is MASFNSIIVENIIESIDVGLMVISDEGKIIFLNSAACGILNLDIKKHLGFGWGELFITDATSNAEFNQVILDVISEQKAGLKHIVPYTTKDSECPKKLSITSSYLTENNKIVGLVFLFEDVTEMHNAQEREKKILSRNAELQKERIEGLDSLSQAVAHQVLNPTTVIGGMTNLLSRKLPQADPLQRELEIISEEAMKLEGLVAAVKTYSNIPKPYPVEVSTVELFEQALNNANLILDRIGERIEMKLNCAVERITVGKKLFEAAIVELLLNASNFTPEKITDVQVEIEKIKQTIQIKMIDHGMGIESHVMSHVLDPFFSTKAKGVGMGLSRVKKIVFEHQGILNIESEGSGQGTTVTIELPCPDADCCLANNQH, encoded by the coding sequence ATGGCTTCCTTTAATTCCATAATTGTTGAGAATATTATTGAAAGTATTGATGTCGGATTGATGGTTATCTCTGATGAAGGGAAAATCATTTTTTTGAACTCAGCGGCATGCGGTATTCTCAATCTGGATATTAAAAAACATCTTGGATTCGGCTGGGGGGAACTCTTTATAACCGACGCAACTTCCAATGCTGAGTTCAATCAGGTCATCCTTGATGTTATCAGTGAACAGAAGGCCGGACTTAAACATATTGTTCCTTATACAACAAAAGATAGCGAATGCCCTAAAAAACTATCCATCACATCTTCGTATCTCACTGAAAATAATAAGATTGTCGGTTTAGTCTTTCTTTTTGAAGATGTAACGGAAATGCATAACGCCCAAGAGCGGGAAAAAAAGATACTTTCACGCAATGCTGAGTTGCAGAAAGAAAGAATTGAGGGGCTGGATTCACTCTCACAGGCTGTAGCACATCAAGTGCTTAATCCCACCACAGTCATCGGCGGAATGACTAATCTTCTCTCACGTAAACTGCCACAGGCAGATCCCCTGCAACGAGAATTGGAGATTATATCTGAAGAAGCAATGAAACTTGAAGGGTTGGTTGCTGCCGTAAAGACTTATTCCAATATTCCAAAACCATACCCTGTTGAAGTCAGTACCGTGGAACTGTTTGAACAGGCTTTAAATAATGCCAACCTGATACTCGACCGTATTGGCGAACGGATCGAGATGAAATTGAATTGTGCTGTGGAGCGGATTACAGTTGGTAAAAAATTATTTGAAGCTGCTATTGTAGAGCTGTTACTTAATGCCAGCAACTTTACTCCTGAAAAAATTACTGATGTGCAGGTAGAAATTGAAAAAATAAAGCAGACCATTCAAATCAAAATGATTGACCATGGCATGGGCATTGAGTCTCATGTGATGAGTCATGTGCTGGACCCATTCTTTTCCACCAAAGCCAAAGGGGTGGGTATGGGCCTTTCAAGGGTCAAAAAGATTGTCTTCGAACATCAGGGCATACTGAACATCGAAAGTGAAGGATCAGGACAGGGAACCACTGTAACTATTGAACTCCCCTGCCCGGATGCTGATTGCTGTCTGGCTAATAATCAGCACTAA
- a CDS encoding CheR family methyltransferase yields the protein MDGLFSGKGFSGNIKITQKEFLQLRDIIYELSGIFLNDNRKFLIENRFAPRLSELKLNSYSEYINYLKNHSKGKTEELAMLTELITTNETSFFRDNPQLKVFRNYTLKKMIDEGNKTGRREIKIWSAGCSSGEEPYTLAIILHEALKEDIRKWRIRITANDISTNVLKMAEKGIYTKYSLRTTPIPIISKYFSEKDNNIYQIKPEVKRLIKFGKINLNQDRSVKMVPRSHIVFCRNVIIYFDKDMKRKVLSGFHNNLLDNGHLYVGHSESLHAVTDKFKPRQHAGTITYHKI from the coding sequence ATGGATGGTTTGTTTTCAGGGAAAGGTTTTAGCGGTAATATTAAAATTACTCAAAAAGAATTCTTACAGCTTAGAGACATAATATATGAGCTGTCTGGAATATTTTTGAATGATAATAGAAAATTTCTTATTGAAAATAGATTTGCGCCCCGGCTTTCAGAGCTTAAGTTGAATAGTTATTCGGAATATATAAACTACCTTAAAAATCATAGTAAAGGAAAAACTGAAGAATTGGCCATGCTCACTGAGTTGATAACAACCAATGAGACCAGTTTCTTTAGAGATAATCCGCAGTTGAAAGTCTTTCGAAATTATACTCTTAAAAAAATGATAGATGAAGGAAACAAAACCGGGCGCAGGGAAATCAAAATATGGTCCGCTGGATGTTCTTCCGGAGAGGAGCCGTACACACTCGCGATAATCCTGCACGAAGCCTTGAAAGAGGACATCCGCAAATGGAGAATCCGTATAACTGCCAATGATATTTCAACAAATGTCTTGAAAATGGCGGAAAAGGGTATTTATACAAAATACTCCTTACGTACGACCCCTATACCAATTATCTCAAAATATTTTTCAGAAAAAGATAACAATATTTACCAGATAAAGCCGGAAGTGAAGCGGCTGATTAAATTCGGTAAAATAAATTTAAATCAGGATCGTTCAGTAAAAATGGTGCCCCGTTCGCATATTGTTTTCTGTCGCAATGTAATCATTTATTTTGACAAAGATATGAAGCGGAAAGTTCTTAGTGGTTTTCACAATAATTTACTTGATAACGGTCACTTATATGTGGGACACTCTGAATCACTGCATGCAGTAACTGATAAATTCAAACCGAGGCAGCACGCTGGAACTATTACGTATCATAAGATTTGA
- the lysA gene encoding diaminopimelate decarboxylase produces MHHFEVKNNELHAENISITELAKEYGTPLYIYSAATLRRHFEAFDSAFTGLDHMTCYSVKANSNLSVLKLLAEMGAGMDIVSGGELFRALKAGVPASKIVFSGVGKKAYEIAEALKADILMFNVESVGEMHRINEVAETMNKTARISFRINPDVDPKTHPYISTGMKKNKFGLDMETAKEAYKTAKELSNISPIGMDCHIGSQLTTIEPFLEALDKLLAFRDELGTMGIEIEHLDLGGGLGITYDEEEPPHPKEFGEALSKALADKGLKVVLEPGRVIAGNAGILVGEVIYTKKTPTKDFLIVDAAMNDLVRPSLYQSYHRISEVTQNNRPEIDYDIVGPICESGDFLAKDRMLPEMKQGELIAVYSAGAYGFTMSSNYNSRLRAAEIIVDGDDVIVARRRETYEDLLRLES; encoded by the coding sequence ATGCATCATTTTGAAGTTAAAAATAATGAACTGCATGCTGAAAACATCAGCATCACCGAACTTGCCAAAGAGTACGGTACCCCGCTCTATATTTATTCCGCAGCCACCCTGCGCAGACATTTTGAAGCTTTTGATTCCGCTTTTACCGGACTCGACCACATGACCTGCTATTCCGTTAAGGCCAACTCCAACCTGAGTGTACTCAAACTGCTGGCTGAAATGGGCGCAGGCATGGACATTGTTTCCGGCGGCGAACTTTTTCGCGCACTTAAAGCAGGTGTTCCGGCAAGCAAGATTGTGTTTTCCGGTGTAGGTAAGAAAGCTTACGAAATTGCTGAAGCTCTCAAAGCTGATATTCTCATGTTCAACGTTGAATCTGTGGGCGAAATGCACCGCATCAACGAAGTTGCCGAGACCATGAACAAGACCGCACGTATCAGCTTCCGCATCAACCCGGACGTTGATCCCAAGACCCATCCCTACATTTCCACCGGGATGAAAAAGAACAAGTTCGGCCTTGATATGGAAACCGCCAAGGAAGCTTACAAGACCGCAAAAGAACTTTCTAACATTTCCCCCATCGGCATGGACTGCCATATCGGTTCCCAGCTGACCACCATCGAGCCGTTCCTTGAAGCACTCGACAAGCTTCTCGCCTTCCGTGACGAACTGGGCACCATGGGCATTGAGATCGAACACCTTGATCTCGGCGGCGGACTGGGCATCACTTACGATGAGGAAGAACCTCCGCATCCGAAGGAATTCGGTGAAGCCCTGAGCAAGGCCCTTGCTGATAAAGGACTTAAAGTAGTACTTGAACCCGGTCGTGTTATCGCCGGTAATGCGGGCATTCTTGTCGGTGAAGTCATCTACACCAAGAAGACACCGACCAAAGATTTCCTCATTGTCGATGCAGCCATGAACGATTTGGTGCGTCCTTCCCTGTACCAGTCTTACCACCGCATTTCTGAGGTCACCCAGAACAACCGTCCTGAAATCGACTACGACATTGTCGGCCCTATCTGCGAGTCCGGCGACTTTCTTGCCAAGGATCGCATGCTTCCTGAAATGAAGCAGGGCGAGCTCATCGCGGTATACTCTGCCGGAGCATACGGTTTCACCATGTCTTCCAACTACAACTCCCGTCTGCGCGCGGCTGAAATCATCGTTGACGGCGATGACGTCATCGTAGCCCGTAGAAGAGAAACATACGAAGACCTACTTAGATTGGAATCTTAA
- a CDS encoding 16S rRNA (uracil(1498)-N(3))-methyltransferase has translation MARLNSFHLPAENWNAPFVLEGGEAKHLGKVLRTRVGDTVRLFDGCGREGLFTVTDITKSKVQLELSEKSSIPDSRNITLAIGWNKSSRRNWILEKSVELQTRGLIFFQSEFSQGKVPSEIKESWNEKLVAAAKQCGNTWLPELQTVRGSIEKLIEASAPYDNKLFLWEKADEDTVPDNSVFAAESTLAVIGPEGGFSQREAELLIENGFKPVSLGNSILRWETAALLCMGTAYLERQKI, from the coding sequence ATGGCTAGACTAAATTCATTTCACTTACCTGCTGAGAATTGGAATGCACCCTTCGTACTTGAAGGCGGAGAAGCTAAACATCTTGGGAAAGTTCTGCGAACCCGTGTGGGCGATACCGTTCGCCTTTTTGATGGATGCGGACGTGAGGGACTTTTTACAGTCACTGATATTACCAAGAGTAAAGTGCAACTTGAGCTGAGCGAAAAAAGTTCCATTCCTGATTCGCGGAATATTACCCTTGCTATTGGTTGGAATAAATCAAGCCGCCGCAATTGGATTTTAGAAAAGTCCGTTGAATTACAGACTCGCGGTCTGATCTTTTTTCAAAGTGAATTCAGTCAGGGCAAGGTGCCTTCCGAGATTAAAGAAAGCTGGAATGAGAAGCTTGTGGCTGCTGCCAAACAATGCGGAAACACATGGCTGCCTGAACTTCAGACCGTTCGGGGATCAATCGAGAAATTGATTGAAGCATCCGCCCCATACGACAACAAACTTTTCTTGTGGGAAAAAGCGGATGAGGATACGGTGCCGGATAATTCTGTTTTTGCTGCTGAATCCACGCTAGCCGTCATCGGCCCGGAAGGAGGATTCAGCCAGCGTGAAGCCGAGTTATTAATAGAAAACGGTTTTAAGCCCGTCAGTCTCGGCAATTCTATCTTACGCTGGGAAACAGCCGCCCTGCTCTGCATGGGAACTGCATATTTGGAAAGACAAAAAATATGA
- the mutS gene encoding DNA mismatch repair protein MutS, whose product MSKKKLTPMFEQYMLIKAEHPDSLLFYRMGDFYELFFEDAEIAARELQIALTCRNPNSEDKIPMCGVPHHASRAYLSQLIEKGYTVALCDQIEDPKQAKGLVKRAVTRVYTPGTVVEDDTLSAKDSNYLAALIWDEAKSTGGLAWMDFSTGQWSGIQSKNENDLWQWALKTNPRELILPQGKTIPAQYGEIDARITPAPSAGYFNYKSAKDNVLEAQNVADLDSLDLEDKTQLTQACGALISYLRQTQMQEFDHLGEFKPLNLTKFMILDEVTERNLELFKRLDGKKGKGTLLNVLDKTITPMGGRLLSVRLKQPWREISPIENNQRAVSFFHDDDSLRAKIRELLDTVYDLERLSTRVVLGRATPKDFISLRESLKTLPPVHHLLHEAVVAVDEGNLVTPALKAIVKKWDSMSDVAELLEQALVDSPPPVITEGGLFKTGFNPELDELIQLTEHGESTLADLLAHEKATNDLPKLKLGFNKVFGYYFEISKAFKGQVPDYFERRQTLVNSERYITPELKELEEKLLSASEKRKTLEYNLFQKIRENVAGNRGRFMFMADAIAAVDFWQGLAEAARVNRWSCPEIHPGMEVVIEEGRHPVVEAVQGAANYIPNSLTIDEKRRILLITGPNMAGKSTVLRQVALMGIMAQIGSYIPATSGRIGLMDRVFSRVGASDNLAQGQSTFMVEMMETARILRQASKRSLVILDEIGRGTSTFDGLALAWAVVEELSKRARGGIRTLFATHYHELTSLEGVIDGLRNFNIAVREWKGDILFLRRLVPGPADKSYGIEVAKLAGVPKPVVVRAREILANLEEKSQDVDGQPVHQAPSVQSILPGMVCTGNENKNEAPPEDHALIKELRNLDVNGLSPIEALTLLNQWKKSLGEN is encoded by the coding sequence AGACAAGATTCCTATGTGCGGAGTCCCGCATCATGCCTCTCGCGCCTATCTTTCCCAGCTAATTGAAAAGGGGTACACTGTCGCGCTCTGTGACCAGATTGAAGACCCTAAGCAGGCAAAAGGACTGGTTAAGCGTGCGGTAACAAGGGTCTACACTCCCGGAACCGTAGTTGAAGACGATACCCTCTCGGCAAAAGACAGCAACTATCTGGCTGCACTTATCTGGGATGAAGCGAAATCAACAGGCGGTCTGGCCTGGATGGATTTTTCCACCGGGCAATGGAGTGGTATCCAAAGCAAAAACGAAAACGATCTCTGGCAATGGGCACTCAAAACCAATCCCCGAGAGTTAATTCTTCCGCAAGGCAAAACCATTCCAGCACAATATGGCGAAATCGATGCCCGGATTACCCCTGCTCCCTCTGCCGGATATTTTAATTACAAGTCCGCCAAGGATAATGTCCTAGAAGCGCAGAATGTCGCTGATCTTGATTCGCTGGATCTTGAAGACAAGACTCAGCTGACTCAGGCCTGTGGTGCACTTATATCCTATCTTCGCCAGACTCAGATGCAGGAGTTTGATCACTTAGGGGAATTTAAGCCTCTGAACCTGACCAAGTTCATGATTTTGGATGAGGTAACCGAAAGGAACCTTGAACTTTTCAAAAGATTGGATGGCAAAAAAGGGAAAGGCACCCTGCTTAATGTGCTAGATAAAACCATCACCCCCATGGGCGGACGGCTTCTTTCTGTACGTTTAAAGCAACCCTGGCGGGAAATTTCCCCCATTGAGAATAACCAGCGCGCAGTTTCTTTTTTTCATGACGATGACTCCCTGCGTGCCAAAATCAGAGAGCTGCTTGATACAGTTTATGACCTTGAGCGACTATCCACCCGTGTAGTGCTTGGGCGGGCAACTCCCAAAGATTTTATAAGTTTGCGTGAGAGCTTAAAAACACTGCCGCCGGTTCACCATCTTCTGCACGAGGCTGTTGTAGCCGTGGATGAAGGAAATCTGGTAACTCCGGCCCTCAAGGCTATCGTCAAGAAATGGGATTCCATGAGTGATGTGGCTGAGCTTCTGGAGCAGGCCCTAGTGGACTCCCCTCCTCCGGTGATCACCGAAGGGGGGCTCTTCAAGACCGGATTCAACCCGGAGCTGGATGAACTTATCCAGCTCACCGAACACGGTGAATCCACCCTTGCGGATCTGCTGGCTCATGAAAAAGCCACAAATGATCTACCTAAGCTCAAGCTGGGATTCAATAAAGTTTTCGGCTACTATTTTGAAATTTCCAAAGCCTTTAAAGGACAGGTTCCGGACTACTTTGAACGTCGCCAGACCCTTGTAAACAGTGAACGCTACATTACCCCGGAGCTTAAAGAGCTGGAAGAAAAGCTTCTTTCAGCATCCGAAAAACGCAAGACACTGGAATATAACCTCTTCCAGAAGATCCGCGAGAATGTAGCCGGAAACCGGGGCCGTTTCATGTTCATGGCTGATGCCATTGCTGCTGTGGATTTCTGGCAGGGGCTTGCTGAAGCTGCGCGGGTCAACCGCTGGTCCTGCCCGGAAATCCATCCCGGCATGGAGGTTGTTATTGAAGAAGGACGCCACCCTGTGGTCGAGGCGGTTCAGGGGGCTGCAAACTACATCCCCAACAGTCTGACCATTGATGAAAAAAGACGTATTCTGCTCATCACCGGACCGAACATGGCAGGTAAATCTACCGTGCTCCGGCAGGTTGCGCTCATGGGTATTATGGCCCAGATTGGCTCATATATTCCGGCTACCAGCGGACGCATAGGTCTTATGGATCGTGTCTTTTCCCGCGTGGGTGCTTCAGACAACCTTGCACAAGGCCAGTCCACTTTCATGGTTGAGATGATGGAAACCGCCAGAATTCTGCGGCAGGCTTCCAAGCGCAGTCTGGTTATCCTTGATGAAATTGGACGCGGTACCTCTACTTTTGACGGCCTTGCTTTGGCATGGGCGGTGGTGGAAGAGCTTTCCAAACGCGCACGGGGCGGCATCCGAACACTTTTCGCCACCCATTACCATGAACTGACTTCCCTTGAGGGAGTCATCGACGGCTTGCGCAATTTCAACATTGCAGTGCGTGAATGGAAAGGAGATATTCTTTTTCTGCGCAGGCTTGTACCCGGACCGGCTGATAAGAGTTACGGTATCGAGGTGGCTAAGCTTGCCGGGGTACCCAAGCCTGTAGTAGTACGGGCTAGGGAAATTCTTGCGAATCTTGAAGAAAAATCGCAGGATGTGGATGGTCAGCCTGTGCATCAGGCCCCGTCCGTGCAATCAATTCTGCCGGGAATGGTCTGCACTGGAAATGAAAATAAAAATGAAGCTCCGCCCGAAGATCACGCGCTTATTAAGGAATTGCGCAATCTTGATGTGAACGGACTTTCACCCATAGAAGCCCTTACCCTTCTGAATCAGTGGAAAAAATCGCTGGGAGAAAATTAA